The Corvus moneduloides isolate bCorMon1 chromosome 1, bCorMon1.pri, whole genome shotgun sequence nucleotide sequence ACTGAAACACATTTGCCTCTCAGTAGGTAGCATCTACCCTGGACTgcccagatttttttctgatactcGTATTTGCTACAAATAACTACATAGACAGCTGCCATGGAAGTTTCCACACTGTTAACACAAGAAGTAGACGTGCAATGATCAGAGGGGATCAGTatccctgagccagcagtgatCAGTGTGAGCAAGACCATTTCCATGCACCTGGATGTTTGTTTCCAGTTGGCTGTGGAAAAGGTGTTTCAGTTTTACAGCAGGGTCTGAAACTGGCTAAAGCATGCAAGCGAAACTGAGCCCCTTGGGGCTACTGCGTGGTTTGTTTCACCCTCTCTAAATTAAATGGGAACTCCACTCTGTTTATACAGTAATGTATCAGTACATAGCAATTACAGCTTCTCAAATTAATGTCTGAGGACTCAGGCTTGTTACCTGGGCTGAGTGTTAAGATTTAAGGTAACTTTTAGTGTAACATTGAACTAAGGCTTAGATGATGCATGGCTTTCTAAATCATACTGGCTAGacataaaacaaaaggaaaaccatgAGGAATTGGGATGATTCATACTTAGATGGTAAGAACTCCTTTCCAAGAGACTTCTATTACTATTTAATATAGTAGTACTAGTAGTTCATTCTCTTGGGATGTGTCTGCATCATAGCTCAAGTTGTGCTTAACAGAAGGGATGCTCTTGTTTTACATGTACTATACAgagaaactaagaaaaaaatgtaggcAAACCCATTTGATTAGGAGATATTTCAGAAGGACAAGTATTACTTAACCCAGCTTGAAGCAGATCACCATCTCATGCCAAAAACAACTGTCTAACACAAGAATTGAGTGGTATTACTCCACTATTAAATGTCTTGTTTAGGTTGATGCATGCATTCTGAAAACAAGGAATGTGATGACTCTGCTATGCCAACTTCTTCCACTTTGCTGCAAATTACTGAGAAAGGTGAGTACTTGGTTTATCTGGACTGTTTTAAAGTCTGGGTGTTTGcttggttgggttgggtttttttaagacatctttcttatatatatacacagaatAAAGCAGGAAATGGTTGTCTTAAGCCTGCTCCACCATGGAAAGAAGACAGATTACGAACTGGTACAAATGCACGTACTCCAGAAAGAAGAGTGGACACATTTGGCATCAAGTCTTTAGAAAATCATGTAACAAACATGACGTTTTTAGAGAGCAAGTAATCATAGCACTGAGAAATGCAGGAATTCCCATTTGAAAATAACACTTGCTGAAGTTTCAATATTGCTTTCATTTGTGGAAAGTCAAGCCAGGTTAATTTGATATAAAAGTGTTGACCTTTTGTCACATCTAATAGATGTCCCGTGACTTAGCCATTAAAACACCAGCTGGTCtaaatgttctgtatttttataatgtGAATGCCTTTCCTATGCTCACTCTTGATACCCATTTTGTAATTAATGCTTATGAATGTCTTAATGGATGTGTCAACCCAAAGATGCTGCTAATAGACATTTTATGTAAAGACCCCTGTGCTGCATACGCTATATGTAACACTACTGTTGAAGTCTGTAAACTCATCTCTGGCCTATTTCGGTCTATATATTTGATAAAGTGGAATCAGGAATATAGTCTGAAAGGCTGTGGCCTGAAGCACTGAATTGTTACCTTAGTTACAAGTTATGCCTGCAATGAAGTagtcctaggaaaaaaaaaacctctttaaatAGCTGCACCCCTGAATTTTAATCTTGATGACATGATTCATCTCTACAAAAGTGTATTTCTAAGTGATTAATAGTCTTGACTCAAACCCTTTTCTTTTAGCCTATTTGTAGATGGCAgttgttgcttttttattaaaacttacTGAGCAGAATTTGAGTTGCCTGTAGAACCACTGAAGTATTATGCAGACTTGATACTATGCCATTTAAAATTGAAGAACGCAGATACTGATTATTACAAAATTCTGTACAAAGGGCATTATTTGACTTCAGGATACCATGAAAATACAACTTGGTGTGAAATACGTATTTTCAAGTTTATCTGCTCTTTGTACAGAGgcttttgctgcagttttattttccattcacCTGTGTCAAACTCCATATTGTATTAGTTAAGCTAAATTACATGATAGCCAAACGCTATGGTTTTTCTATATATACTATGCTAGCATTAAGCAGAAGCAAAGCTGATTGTGGAACACAAATAATCTCCAACATGTCATTCTGAGCTTATTTAAAAACCTGTAGAGCTagaattcagagaaaaagaaaaattttacatcaagtttttacagaaattttaatatACAAACTATTTGAACTGGTTTATTCTTTTATGAATCAAGCAGTTTAGTTCCACTTTTAAAAACTGGCACTGGGTCTTTTCAATACTACAAAACTCACAGTGTACAATAAAAGTCACTTATTTAGTATTAAATACAGACAGGGAGTGTAGAATTGATTTCATGAAGCAGAACTGCGGCGTTGCAACAAAACTTCCTCGTACTCCTTCTGCGTCAGAAGTCCCTGAGTTATACTCTTGCTTTCTTCAAATTTGGGTAGAACCACTGCAATGTACCCCTCAGTTGATGGCTAAAAAAGCAAGACTGAAGTTGGCAGtgaaataaaagctggaaaataaaagaacaagaaaatgtcTTACCTTTTCTTGCAGAAGAGCAGGATTACTAAGAATGTTCTCATTCACTTCGATCAGCCGCCCTCGTATGCAACTGCAAAAGTGTTTAGATTCAGTAGATGTGTGTGGTATGTCAaggtaagaagaaaaatggaaaaaccttACCTGTAAATGGTGTATTCCTCTCCATCTGATGAAGATATCCTGCACAGAGGGGCAAGTTCTGTTAAAAACTGAGCTCCctgcatttggaaaataaataaatgtgtatgTAGTTTTAATTACACAGGGTTTGTGAAAGTATTACCGTCAGTAATGTCCAAAAGGAAGGATGTGTGATAGTTACAGGTCAGTGCAAGTTCCAGAGCTGTGCTTCCCTACAGAAGGGGAGATGCCAACTTAGTTATGTGCACAAATCAAACAGAAGCTTGCTACAAGCTTACAGATTTAGTCATAATTAAGTTTTCTGCAGACTAGCAGACTCGAATTTTGATGAGACTAAAATCAGGGGCGAGAGGAGAGGAACAGCACCATTGATTTCGGTGTAAGCAAGTTAAACGGCACTTTCAAAAACCCACCACACTGAACTGGCCCATCTGCTATCTGGATCTGCTTGAAAAAAACAGTAGTCTCCAAATCCTTTGCAGCTTCTTGGAAACAAATTTTTATCATTTCAGGGATGTTTATGTCCCTCTGTACACTACCAAAAAAATTACTGGAAGTGAGTGGGTTTGAGCAACACTGGAAACCACCAGTGCTGTAGGAGCACTGCAAGACcctggctgggacagggagACAGGCACCTCTTGAGGAAGTCTAAAttcttcagctgcagaggggctggtttaaaaaaaatacaaaagttacCTGCTGGGTTTCTAtccaagaaaggaaagaaagatctCAGGCACAGTgagagattaaaataaaaacaaagcaaaaagccaTACCCTTTTTGACTTCCCAGAGACCTTATTCTGAAGTCTGCTACAGTTTGCACTGATTTGgtaattaatgtttttaattgttttcccACTTTGAAGAAGAGGGTGGGCTTCTGCCAAGGTGATGACACAgattctgcaaaagaaaaaaaaaagtcagttatTCCACTGTACTTTTAAGAAGCACTTTGTGCTCTAAGCAAGTTCCACAACCTTCTCTGCCTATCTTATTTGATAGCTGCTGTACCAAACTGAATGGAAATGGCTTTCTGACCAAAAGCCGCTGCCAttgaaaatacttcattttgaGATACCAGACTGGATTGTTAAAAGCC carries:
- the ABITRAM gene encoding protein Abitram; translated protein: MAEGAAGPGGAERYFTRWYKPDVKGRPCEDFCVLQHSNRICVITLAEAHPLLQSGKTIKNINYQISANCSRLQNKVSGKSKRGAQFLTELAPLCRISSSDGEEYTIYSCIRGRLIEVNENILSNPALLQEKPSTEGYIAVVLPKFEESKSITQGLLTQKEYEEVLLQRRSSAS